CAGCATGAAACGTACTAACAACAGGAAGCGCCATCGCTTGCGCCTCAACGACAACAGTAGGTAATCCTTCCGAATCTCCTTGAACAGCGGTAACGCTTGGTGCTGCTAACACTTTGGCCCGGTTCATCCAGTTTTTTACTACGTCTGAGGGTTGTACTCCCAAAAACTGATATTTGCTCAATAATTTTGCTGCTAGAGCTTCTAGCTCTGATCTTAGGTTACCATCTCCGATAATTATTAATTTGGTGTTAGGTAAAATAGATTGGACTCGTGCCATTGATTTAATCAGGTATTCACAACCTTTCTTTTCTGTTAAACGCCCCACAAATAGAACTACAGGCTCTCTGGTAACTGAAACATCTTGTTGAAATTTGGTAATGTTTATTCCATCGTAATGTGTAATGATTTTTTCCTCTGGGAAACCCTGCTCTATGAGCTTTGTTTTAATAAAATTAGATACAGCAAGAAATATCTGGGCTTCACGTTTCAGTGCTTCTCGACGACGATAATAAATCCAATGATTTACAGAAGCATAACGAGCATACTCTTCTTTGACTGTGGCATCAGCGCCTCGAAAGTGTACTAATAAAGGAATTTTCAATTTTCGGGCTAATGGAAGTGCTAATACGCCACTTAACCCAAATTGAGCATTAATTAAAACAGGACTGATACGCTGTAGTTCTTGATACAGTTTGGGGGCAAAGCCGGAAAATTTAAATGCAGCCTCTACTAATTGACCTGGTAAGTTTCCTTGATTGACTGCTATTGTGCGTTCTGGAGGTAACATTAATCCTTTGACAAAACGCGAACCCACATAATAAGAAGTAAAATTTTCTAATTGTTCTCCTAATAAATCTCGCACAAATGTTTGAGAAGGAGGAAGTAAGAGGCTACTGAAGATTACAACGGCAGGATTGGAAATATCCGGGTTTTTATCTAACATGAAATTTTGATGAGTTGCTAACCTAATTACTAGGAAATAATCTAGCTTGTTTGCTATGTGCGATCGCCTTAATTTTATGAGTTAATTATATTACCGAAAAAGTTGATCAATATTGATATGTTTTATAACCCTTGATTAACTGGTTAATTCTAGATTTAAACAGAAAAATTGCCCGATATCCATTATTGCCTAAGGTTGATAATACTATTCCCTTAATAATCATATTTGCTGACCAAGGTAAATATTTTAATAAGCCAATAACATAACCCCAAGCCAGCAGTTTTTTACCATCTTCGACTGATTTTCCTACCCGAATTAGCTGAATAATTGAGGTCTTTAAGGATATAAATCTCCAATATTCTATGTAGCCAACACGCTGTTTCATAATTTCACCCCATTTAGTTTTAAATATTTCCAAACCTGTAGATTTTGCTACTAAATTACCTCTAATTTGCTGGTCATGAAAATATCTGATAATAAGTGGTTGATTTACTGCTAAAAAATGATTATTTGCGGCGGCTAAACTTAACCATAAATCGTAGTCTTGAAAACTAGGTAGACTTTCATCAAAACCATTCACCCCTAGTAAGGCAGAGCGTTTAACCATAAATAGTGATGTAGTAGGAGGTAGCCAACCCCTCAATAAATGATCAAGCACGTCTCCTTCATAAAGAACTAAGCTAGGTATTTTTTGTTGTCCTTCAGCACATTCATACCCCAGTCCGTAGATAACAGTAGCATCAGGATCATCACTGTCTTGTAAACGTTTTAACTGTAACTCTAGCTTATTAGGTAGCCATTCATCATCACTATCTAAAAATGCGATTAGTTCTGCACTTGCTGCTTTAATACCTTGATTGCGTGCATAGCCACCACCATAGTTTTTCCCTAAAGCTAAAAATATAATTCGTGGATCTGTAAATTCTTTAACCACTTCAGCTGTGTTATCTGTAGAACCGTCATCAACAATAATCAGTTCAAAATTAGAAAAAGTTTGTTGGAGAATACTGGAAATTGCTCGTGGTAAAAAATTAGCTCGATTAAATGTTGGCACTACAACACTAACGATTGGTTGCTCTTGAATTGATATGCTCATAATTTTTATATTTTTAATAATATTTATGTATTAACTATAAAACTCTTAAATATTACAAAATTATCAACATTGACGATATACATTGCTTGTGATTTCAGCTATAGTTTTCCAGTCATATTTTTCTGCTACTTGGCGATTATATTGACCCATATTTGATAGTTGAGATTGTTGTTTTAAGGCTGCATTCATGGCTTTAATTAAACCACCTTCATCATCAATTTCATATAAAAATGCTCCATCATTATCTAGTACTTCGCCAATACATCCTTTGCGTGGCGCAATACAGGCTCGACCAAAAGACATAGCCAGCATTACGGCTCCTGAAGTTAAAATATCTCGATAGGGAAAGACAACTACATCACAAGCATTCATATAAATTTGAATTTTCTCGGCGGGAACAAATCCCGGTATAAATTTAATTTTTGGATCATTATCAATCTTCTGTAAAAGCATATCTGTCATTTCGGGACTATTCTGATATACTTTTCCTGCAATCACTAATTGACTAGCATTATTATTTAGATGTTTAAATTTATCGATTAGTTCCAATACTCCTTTGTATGGCCTAATCATTCCTAAAAAAAGAAAAACCAAAGCAGAATCATCTAAATTTAAGCTTTTTCGGGCTAGGCTTTTTTCAATATTATTATCGTAACAATTGATATAGTTACCATGTGGAACAACAAATATCTTATCGTGATTACTTAGGGAAAAAGACTTTATAACTTCTTCTTTGGCACTGTCACAATGGGCAATAATGCCATTGGCTAATCTAGCAACACAACTGCTACATAAACTATCTAAAATTAGGTTTTTATTTTCATGATTTTTCAGATTATGTACAGTCCAAATAATTTTGATTCCTACTATTTTCAAAATAATCAATTCTAAAATAAAAAATAATAGTTTTAGTAATCTTTCTAAGATGGTTGAACCTGCAAAGAAAGGATTCAGCCAATGTAAATGTACTATATTGGTTTTTTGAGGAAAAAATACTGCTGGTAAAAAAAAAGTTGTTGATATTGAAGCATCCGGTAGTTCTGCTTGAATACCTAATTTATTAAGATGGTTAATTAGCTCTTTTTGGTATGGATTATCATCATTTGTTCGAGGTAAAAATATAGATTTCATGTTGAATTAATATTAAAAATATTTTTTATTCAAATTGATACTTTTGTAAATGATGGGTTTAAAATTTGTGATTGTTAGCAATTTTCAAGATGCTATTTTTGTCTGATTTAACCAATGCCTGAGTTTCCAAAATCTGTTAAAGAAACTTATGAAGCTTAAACGAATTTTGAGCTTAATATAATTTGGATAGAAAGTTTCGCTCATAGGAAAACTCTCTAAAAGAGCCTTGACAGTTTGAGTATCGCCGAAATAAACATGGCGATAAGCTGCTAGTAATGCGTAATATGCTAAACAATGCTCCAGAAGAGAAAGATATTCTGGGGGACAGTTATCTCTGATAGGTTTTGGGTCTGTAAGCTTGGGCCAAGGTGGTCTTACTCCCTTACGCCCTTGCCCAAGCTCAGATGCTTCAGTATGATGCCACATAAGTGGGGTAGGATCTAAATAAATTTGGTAGTTTAATGCTACTTGTATCCATAAATAAGAGTCTTCACCATAAGTGCAGCGATCTTTACTATAAAAACCACCAAACTGTTCGACTATCTGTCGTGAACATAATACTGCTCCAGAATGGAAGAAGTCGATCGCAGATTTCACTAATTGCGGTTTCATATCAGTGGGCAGTCGCCATACACCTTCTGTTGTCAGAAAATGGGGAAGATGTTCTTGCCAACTTGTACGTTCTTCACCCCGAAAATGTCCACTCACACTCAGCAAACACTCAGGGTGTTTTTGAAGATGTTCTATT
This window of the Nostoc sp. HK-01 genome carries:
- a CDS encoding group 1 glycosyl transferase produces the protein MKSIFLPRTNDDNPYQKELINHLNKLGIQAELPDASISTTFFLPAVFFPQKTNIVHLHWLNPFFAGSTILERLLKLLFFILELIILKIVGIKIIWTVHNLKNHENKNLILDSLCSSCVARLANGIIAHCDSAKEEVIKSFSLSNHDKIFVVPHGNYINCYDNNIEKSLARKSLNLDDSALVFLFLGMIRPYKGVLELIDKFKHLNNNASQLVIAGKVYQNSPEMTDMLLQKIDNDPKIKFIPGFVPAEKIQIYMNACDVVVFPYRDILTSGAVMLAMSFGRACIAPRKGCIGEVLDNDGAFLYEIDDEGGLIKAMNAALKQQSQLSNMGQYNRQVAEKYDWKTIAEITSNVYRQC
- a CDS encoding glycosyl transferase, group 1 family protein, with the protein product MLDKNPDISNPAVVIFSSLLLPPSQTFVRDLLGEQLENFTSYYVGSRFVKGLMLPPERTIAVNQGNLPGQLVEAAFKFSGFAPKLYQELQRISPVLINAQFGLSGVLALPLARKLKIPLLVHFRGADATVKEEYARYASVNHWIYYRRREALKREAQIFLAVSNFIKTKLIEQGFPEEKIITHYDGINITKFQQDVSVTREPVVLFVGRLTEKKGCEYLIKSMARVQSILPNTKLIIIGDGNLRSELEALAAKLLSKYQFLGVQPSDVVKNWMNRAKVLAAPSVTAVQGDSEGLPTVVVEAQAMALPVVSTFHAGIPEAVINGETGFLVAERDVDRLSEYILALLKDNEKWQYFSVKAREHITKNFDNSKQIKILEGIYSSCLATRI
- a CDS encoding family 2 glycosyl transferase → MKELEPKQVPLVGVIIPLYNKGKYIARAIDSVLRQTYQNFEIIVVNDGSTDNGPDIVSNYHDSRIHIIHQINSGPGAARNRGITESKAPFLSFLDADDEWLPEFLEKSIEHLQKHPECLLSVSGHFRGEERTSWQEHLPHFLTTEGVWRLPTDMKPQLVKSAIDFFHSGAVLCSRQIVEQFGGFYSKDRCTYGEDSYLWIQVALNYQIYLDPTPLMWHHTEASELGQGRKGVRPPWPKLTDPKPIRDNCPPEYLSLLEHCLAYYALLAAYRHVYFGDTQTVKALLESFPMSETFYPNYIKLKIRLSFISFFNRFWKLRHWLNQTKIAS
- a CDS encoding glycosyl transferase, group 2 family protein; protein product: MSISIQEQPIVSVVVPTFNRANFLPRAISSILQQTFSNFELIIVDDGSTDNTAEVVKEFTDPRIIFLALGKNYGGGYARNQGIKAASAELIAFLDSDDEWLPNKLELQLKRLQDSDDPDATVIYGLGYECAEGQQKIPSLVLYEGDVLDHLLRGWLPPTTSLFMVKRSALLGVNGFDESLPSFQDYDLWLSLAAANNHFLAVNQPLIIRYFHDQQIRGNLVAKSTGLEIFKTKWGEIMKQRVGYIEYWRFISLKTSIIQLIRVGKSVEDGKKLLAWGYVIGLLKYLPWSANMIIKGIVLSTLGNNGYRAIFLFKSRINQLIKGYKTYQY